In Caulobacter segnis ATCC 21756, the sequence GATGTCGCCCCGCGCCGCCGCCCAGGCCCCGACCAAGATCGGCCTGCGCCCGGGCGACAGCATGAGCGTCGACGAGGCCATCAAGGCCATGACCGTGAAGTCGGCCAATGACGTGGCCGTGGCCATGGCCGAGCGCCTGGCCGGCAGCGAGTCGCGATTCGCCGCCTTGATGACCCTGCGCGGCCAGGAACTGGGCATGCGCAACAGCCGCTTCGTGAACGCTTCGGGCCTGCCTGATAGCCGCCAGATCTCGACGGCCCGCGACCTCGCCATCCTGTCGCGCGCCATCATGCGGGACTTCCCGCAGTACTACAGCTACTTCTCGATCCGCGGCTTCACGTTCCGCGGCAACTACGTCAAGGGCCACAACCGCCTGCTGGACAGCATGGAAGGGTTCGATGGCCTGAAGACCGGCTACACCAACGCCTCGGGCTTCAACCTTGCCGGCTCGGCCGTCCGTGACGGCCGCCGCCTGATCGCCGTGGTCCTGGGCGGCCCCTCGACCGCCTGGCGCGACAACAACATGGAAGACCTGCTGCTGACCGGCTTCGACGTGATGAAGCGTCGCTCGCGCGGCGAGCGCACCACCATCGCCGCTAACATCTATGAGGACGATCCCTCGGGTCCGATCCAGCGCCCGTCGGTCGAACAGGGCGATGGCGACCAGGCCGGCCTGAAGATTGTGCTGACCGAGAACCCGCACAATCCGGGCCCGATGAAGGTCTCCCCCACCCTGCGCGCCGCTCAGGCCAAGCCGGCCAAGAAGCCGCAAGGCGAGTGGAGCGTGCAGGTCGGCGCCTTCAAGTCCAAGTCGCTGGCCAACGAACAGCTGAAACTGGTGCGCGGGCGTTTCGCCAAGGTCGTCGCCGACGCCGAGGCCGCCGTCGAAGGCGCGGGCGGCACGTTCCGCGCCCAGTTCCAGGGCCTGACGGCCGACGCCGCTCGCAGCGCCTGCTCGACCCTGAAGGCCAAGCGCGTGCCCTGCATGGTGCTGTCGCCGCGCTAGGCGACAGCGCGCGACGAACAAAGAAAACCCCGGAAGGTCAACCTTCCGGGGTTTTTGCTGTCTAGGCCTCGGCCATCACCCGCCCAATCAGCCGAGCCAGGCGCTGGACGCCCTCCTCGATCTGGTCGTCGGTCGGCAGCGAGTAGCTGAGGCGGATCGCGTTCGCTCTCTGGACTTCCGCGAAGAACGGCGCGCCGGGCACGAAGGCCACGCGCTCCTCGGCGATGGCCCGCGCCAGCAGTTCGGCGCCGTCGATCCCCTCGGGCAGGTCGATCCAGACGAACATGCCGCCTTCCGGATGCGACCAGGTCACGCCCTTCGGCATCGTCTTGTCGAGCGCCGCCAGCATCACCCGCGCCTTGTGGCCATAGGCGCCCCGCAGGCGGTGCAGGTGCTGGTCGTAGCCTTCCGAGACGGCGCGGTGAGCGACCATCTGGTTGATCGTCGACACGTGCAGGTCCGCGCCCTGCTTGAGCAGGACGAGCTTCTCGATCACCGCCTTGGGCCCGCAGACCCAGCCGATGCGCAAGGCGGGCGACAGCGTCTTGGACAACGTGCCCAGGAACATCGTGCGGGCGTTGTCGACGCCGCCCGAGCGGGCGATATCCAACGACAGCAAGGTCGGCGTCGGCTCTCCTATGAAGCGCAGCTCGCGATAGGCCGCGTCCTCGACCAGGGTCATGTCCAGACGATCGGCCATCGCCAGCAGCGCCTCGCGTTCGGCCAGGGTCAGGCTGACGCCCGTCGGATTGGCGAAGTCGGGCACGAAATAGCCCAGCGCGCCCGAAGGCAGATCGACCGCCTCCGGCGCGGCGAGCGCGCCGTCCGGCAGGTCGCGATAGGCTGGCTCGTAGCCGTTGAAGGCCTGTAGGGCGCCGAGATAGGTGGGGCGCGCCACGACCACGGGATCGCCGGGGCTGATGAACAGCTTGCCGATCAGGTCTAGCGCCTGCTGCGAGCCGGCGGTCAGCATGATGTTGTGCGGCTCGCACGGCATGCCGTTGCGGGTCATGCGCTCGGCGATCCACTGGCGCAGCGGCAGGTAGCCTTCGCTGACCGAGTACTGCAGGGCCTGGCGCGACAGCACCGGATCGGCCAGCACCGCCTGGTAGCCCTTCTGGATCTCTTCGGCCGGGAAGAGGCCAGGATCGGGGATGCCCCCGGCGAAGGAGAGGATGTCGGGCTGGTCCAGAAGCTTGAGAAGCTCGCGG encodes:
- a CDS encoding D-alanyl-D-alanine carboxypeptidase produces the protein MFAKLTSARSVLVAAGLALAGLFGALAPTPASAAIPYLQLNASEPKYAAIVIDANSGEVLYDKRADSPRYPASVTKVMTLYLTFEALSEGRMKLTDRVVMSPRAAAQAPTKIGLRPGDSMSVDEAIKAMTVKSANDVAVAMAERLAGSESRFAALMTLRGQELGMRNSRFVNASGLPDSRQISTARDLAILSRAIMRDFPQYYSYFSIRGFTFRGNYVKGHNRLLDSMEGFDGLKTGYTNASGFNLAGSAVRDGRRLIAVVLGGPSTAWRDNNMEDLLLTGFDVMKRRSRGERTTIAANIYEDDPSGPIQRPSVEQGDGDQAGLKIVLTENPHNPGPMKVSPTLRAAQAKPAKKPQGEWSVQVGAFKSKSLANEQLKLVRGRFAKVVADAEAAVEGAGGTFRAQFQGLTADAARSACSTLKAKRVPCMVLSPR
- a CDS encoding aminotransferase-like domain-containing protein, which encodes MTDQSHDWAARFSDRMARVRASEIRELLKLLDQPDILSFAGGIPDPGLFPAEEIQKGYQAVLADPVLSRQALQYSVSEGYLPLRQWIAERMTRNGMPCEPHNIMLTAGSQQALDLIGKLFISPGDPVVVARPTYLGALQAFNGYEPAYRDLPDGALAAPEAVDLPSGALGYFVPDFANPTGVSLTLAEREALLAMADRLDMTLVEDAAYRELRFIGEPTPTLLSLDIARSGGVDNARTMFLGTLSKTLSPALRIGWVCGPKAVIEKLVLLKQGADLHVSTINQMVAHRAVSEGYDQHLHRLRGAYGHKARVMLAALDKTMPKGVTWSHPEGGMFVWIDLPEGIDGAELLARAIAEERVAFVPGAPFFAEVQRANAIRLSYSLPTDDQIEEGVQRLARLIGRVMAEA